A segment of the Actinomycetota bacterium genome:
GTCGCCGGTGCCGTCGACCCACGCGCCGTCGATGAAGAGCCGGTACGTCCTGAGCGCGCTGCTCATCGGTGGTTCGGCCCTCCCTCGCGGACCGGCGTGCTTATCCCGCGAATAAGATTAACTAGTTGACTATTTCCAGTCAACGCTACTACGCTAGCGGTTCCAGCGATGGTCGACGTCAAGGAAGAGTTCGAGCGAGCCACCGCGTACTCGATCACCGACGACGATATCGAGCGCGCCAAGCTACTGCTCGGGGTCGAGACGGCCGACGCCAGAGCCGAGCACCTCACCGAAGCCACCGAGGACGCGATCCGCAACTTCGCGCACGGCTACGGCGACGACAACCCGCTCTTCTGCGATCCCGACTACGCGCGCGAAACCCGATGGGGCGGACAGATCGCACCGCCGATGATCCTGACGTCCCTGAACGCGCCCCTCCTCGGTGACCCGATCGATCCCGAGCTCAAGAAGCGCACGAAGAGCTTGTTCAAAGGGATCCACGCCTTCGTTTCCGCCGGCGATTGGGAGTGGTTCCGTCCCATCCACCCCGGGGACCGCATCTACACGTTCGGCGGGGAGTACTCCCTCGAGGTGAAGAAGTCGGAGTTCTCCGGGCGCTCGGTGCAGCGGACGCTCCGGCGGGTTCATTTCAACCAGCGGGCCGAGATCGTCGCGACCGTGCGCATACTCATGATCCTCGCCGAGCGGAAGACGGCCAAGGAGAAGGGCAAGTACACAGACATCGAGCCGACTCGTTACACGGACGAAGACCTGGCCGCGATCGACGAGATCTATGCGCAGGAGCGCGCGCGCGGCGCTGAGACTCGTTATTGGGAAGACGTCCAGGTCGGCGAGCCGCTCCCGAAGATGGTCAAGGGCCCGCTGACCGTTACCGACCTCATCTGCTTCCATGCCGGCGGGTATGGCTTCACCCCGTACGCCCCTTCCGCCTCACGGCTCGCCTACAAGACTCGCCAACGCATCCCCGCCTTCTACGTTCCCAACGCGCAAGGCGTTCCCGACACGGCGCAGCGGGTGCACTGGGACGCCGACTGGGCCAAGGCGATCGGGAACCCGATGCCGTACGACTACGGCGCGTTGCGCGAGACCTACCTGCAGCATCTGCTGACCGATTGGATCGGCGACGAAGGCTGGCTGCTCACGCAACACGACGAGGTGCGGAGATTCAACTACGTCGGGGACACCCAGTTCATCACCGGCGAGGTCGTCGGAAAGCGGATCGACGGCTCGTCGTGCTCGGTCGAAGTTGAGATGCGCGCGACGAACCAACGCGGCGAGGTCACCGCGCCGGGCCGAGCGACGGTCCTCCTCCCGAGCAGGGAGCACGGGCCCGTCGTGCTGCCCGAGCCTCCGATCGAGGATCAACGCACCGCGGTTCGGATGCTCGAGCGGCATGCCGAGCTGGCCCACGAAGCGCGGAACGCGCGCCGGTAGGAGCCCAGGTGGATCTGGGTTTCAACGATCAACAGCAGATGCTCCGCGACACGACGCGGCGCTTCCTCGAGAACGAGGCGCCCGTGGCGCGCGCGCGTGAGCTCTTCGGCGACCCGATCGGGTTCGATCGAGAGCTCTGGCGGAAGGGCGCCGAGCTCGGGTGGAGCGCGCCGGCGATCCCCGCCGAGTACGGCGGCGGAAGCGTTTCCGGTCAGAGCGTGATCGATCTGGTGGCCATCGCCGAGGAGATGGGGCGTTTCGTGTTCTCCGGCCCGTTCCTCGGCACGAACGTCGTAGCGGCCGCGATCGCGGAGTTCGGATCCGACGAACAGCAGAAGGAGATCCTCCCGGGCATCGCCTCGGGCGACTCCACCGCGGCGTGGTGCTTCGCCGAGGCATCCGGGATCTGGGACGCCGACGGGATACGTACGACGGTCAAGCGAGACGGCGGCGACCTGCTGCTCGACGGCACGAAGATGTACGTCGACGGCGCCCGATCGGCGTCCTGGCTCCTGGTCACGGCGAAGGGCGACGACGGCGTGGTCCAGGTCGTCGTGCCCGCCGACCGGCCCGGCGTCGGCATCACCCCGCTCGAGACGCTCGACCCGACACGGCCGATGTGTGAAGTGATCTTCGACGGGGTTCGCCTCCCCGGATCCGCCGTTCTCGGCGACCCTTCGACCGCCGGATCGGCCGTCGAGCGCCAGATGCAGATCGCGCTGGTGCTTCTGTGCGCCGACAGTGTCGGCGGCGCCGACCGCGTGCTCGAGATGTCCGTCGGGTACGCGAAGGACCGCGAGCAATTCGGACGGCCGATCGGAAGCTTCCAAGCGATCAAGCACAAGGCGGCCAACATGTTGTTGTGGCTCGAGGCTTCCCGAGCGGCGACCTACTACGCAGCCCTGGCGGTCGAGGGCAGCCTCGACGAGGCACCGCTCGCCGTGAGCGCGGCCAAGTCCTATGTTGGCGAATCGGCCGGCGCCCTCGCCGAGGAGGGCCTCCAGATCCATGGCGGCATCGGGTTCACCTGGGAGCACGACATCCATCTGTACCTTCGCCGAGCGAAGAGCAACGAGGTCCTGTACGGGGATCCCGCCTGGCACAGAGAGCGAGTCTGCCGGATCGTCGGCGTCTGATCGCCGCCGATCCCGACGGCCTCCCCCTACGCTCGGCGATGCTCAGACCAATCGTTGCCATCCCTGCTGTCGACACCGAATCTCTGGACGGCAACGTTCAGCAAGATCAAAGCGGCGACGAACACCAGCAGCACAGTCACGGCGTTCTCCCAGCCTCGTGCCAACGCGTATCCATTCCATCGTCGGGTCGGGGACTTAGCCGCGGGTCGGTGCGAAGCGGCGACGCCGGGAAGAGTGGCCGCGAGATACGCGACCCACCTCCGCAGCGAGACGCTGCTCGCGGGCCTCCGACAGCAACTCGCAGCGGCGCAGCCGCGCGAGCTCCTCTGAGATGAACTGCATCTCCTCCTCCTTTCGCCTGCTCTGCTTGACTGGTCGGCGTGTCAGGGGCAAACTGTGTGATGGTCCTTACCATACCCGCTGGGAGACTAATGAGTCAAGCCAATTACGGTCCTTACATGGAGTGCTCGCTCGAGTTGGCCGTCGATCTGGTCAACAGCGAGAACCGTTTCTCCGGCCAAGACGACCTGACGGGACTGGACGAGCTCGCGGCATTCCTGGAACAGCACAAGATCAGCCGCACAGCGGAGCCAACTTCAGACGATCTCGAGCAAGTGCGCCGGCTTCGATCCACCCTGCGGGGCGTCTTCGAGGCCGAGGATCACGAGCGCGCGGTCGCCGTCTTGAACGGCCTGCTGGCGAAGTCGGGTGCCCGGCCGGAACTGACCAACCACGACGAGGGGCCGTGGCACCTGCACTACACGCCGCACCGCACCCCGATCGCTCCCAGGATCGCCGCCGAATCCGCCATGGCCCTTTCGGTGGTGATCGCCGAGGACGGATTCGAGCGCCTTCGCTCGTGCGAGGGCGACCGTTGCATGGACGTGTTCGTCGACGGGTCGCGGAACCGGTCTCGCCGGTACTGCAGCCCTCAGGTTTGTGGGAATCGAGCGAGCGTCGCCGCGTACCGAGCCCGGCTGAAGACCGCGGGCGCCGTCACGGACTGATCTCCCCTTGCCTCCCGCGCGCATGGGTGGCACCGTGAGGCGCCTACCGGGGAGGACGAGATGGACGCCAGTTCGGTACTCGCAGAAGTTGCCCAGGTCGCGGAGCGTTTCGCGGCCGACCGCCGCGAGCGGCAGCGTCGTCGCGAGCTCGACCCCGCCGATTTCGAGGAGCTCGCGAAGGCCGGCTATCTCATGACGGGCGTCCCTGCGTCCCAAGGCGGACTCTTCCAGAGCGTTCCGAGGTCCACCCGCGCCACGGCGGAGATCTTGCGTACGCTCGCGCGCGGAGACTCCTCGGTCGCGCTCGTTTCCTCGATGCATCCGTCGGTGCTCGCGTTCTGGATGGCGAGCGAGCAGGCGGACGAGCCGCATCGCACGGCCTGGGCCGAACAGCGCGCCGAGGTCGGACGCCTGGCATCCGAGGGCGCGTGGTTCGGCACGATAACCAGCGAGCCGGGCAGCGGCGGGGACGTCTCGCAGACGAAGGCGACTGCGCGGCCGGGCTCCGACGGAAACTGGATCGTGAACGGACAGAAGCACTTCGGAAGCGGCTCCGGGATCACCTCGTTCATGCTCACCGCTGCTCGTCCGGACGGCGAGGCAGAGCCCGATTGGTTCTATCTCGACATGCGGGGCGTGCCCTGGGACGGATCCCAAGGCGTGAAGCTGATCGCGCCGTGGGACGGGCACGGGATGACGGCGACCCAGAGTCACGGGATGGCGTTCACGGACTTCGCCGGCGCCTACCGGTCCGCGTGGCCGGGCAACTGGCAGGCGCTCTCGTCCGCGGCCGCGCCGTTCATCGGGTCGCTCTTCACCGCCGTGATCCTCGGCGTCGTTGAAGCGGCGATGGCGGAGGCCCGTCAACAGCTCGAGGGTAAGCAAGACTCGCTACACCCGTACGAACAGGTGGAATGGGCGAACGCCGAGATGGACGCCTGGCTCATGCGCCAGGCGTACGAGGGGATGCTGTACGCCGTGGAGAACGACCCCGTGCCGCTGCGCCCGGTTCTGCTCGGCAAGACGGCCGCCGCGCGGCTGGCCGAGGACTGCACGCGGAGGATCGCGCGCATCATGGGCGGCGGAACGTTCGCTCGCCACTCGCCGTTCGGCCACTGGTTCGAGGACGTTCGCGCCCTCGGATTCCTCCGACCGCCGTGGCCGCTGGCCTACGACGCGTTGATCGCCTCGGCGTGGACGGACTCCGGCTCGTACTTCGGACGGTGAAGGAGAAGCGGGGATCGGCCCGCGACCGGGTGCGTGCGTTCGCGCTCGCGCTGCCGGAGGCATACGAGGACCATCCCTGGGGTGAGAGCGTCGCCAAGGTGAACGGGAAGATCTTCGTCTTCTTCGGAACCGACGACCACGGATCGGACCGAGGGATGTCGGTCAAGCTCGTCGAGTCCAACGCGCAAGCGCTCATGGCTCCCGGCGCGGAGCCGACCGGCTACGGCCTCGGGAAGAGTGGATGGGTGAACGTCCCGTTCACGCGAGGAGCGCCGCCGGTCGGCGTGCTCACCGATTGGGTCGAGGAGAGCTACCGGCTCGTCGCCCCGAAGCGGGTGTCGGCGCTGCTCGACGACGCGGCCCCGGCGCCTACGCGAGCAGCGTCGCCTCGGCGACCAAGTGCACCGCGCCGCTCACGCGCGAGCGGCCCGGCGAAGCGTCGACCGCGATGAACGACGGGCGGCCGATCTCGGCGCCCTGCTCGATCTCCACGCGTAGCGTGCCGGCGCGCGCTCCGAGGTAGAGCCCGAGCGCGGCGGCCGCCATGCCGGTCGCAGGATCCTCGACCACGCCGAAGCCGGACCCGAAGAACCGAGCCTTGATCTTCCCCCGATCGAGCGGCGCGAAGCAGTAGACGCCACTGTGGATCCCGAGCGTCTGCGGTGCGACCAGCGCGGCCAGCACAGCCGGTGAGCCGATCGGGAACATGAGGAGCGGGACGGCCGGATCTGCGATCGCCGGAAGAAGGCGGATCGAGGCTGCGCCGAGCTCGCTCGCGTCGAACCCGAGCCGGTCGGGCGGCACGCCGAGGGCGTCCACGATCTCAGACACGTCCGGGATGTCGTCGCTCACCGAGCCGGTGCGCTCGAATCGCACACGATCGCCGTCGAACTCGACCGGCGTCTCGCCGGCGGGGCTGCGCTGGATCACGCGCTCACCGGCCACCGCACCGAGCTCGCGCAGGACCCACGCGGTGCCGAGCGTCGGATGTCCGGCGAACGGCATCTCCTCGGTCGGCGTGAAGATCCGGACGTCGTACCCGTCCGGACGTACGCCGGTGACGAAGGTAGTCTCCGAGAGATTCATCTCACGCGCGATCCGCTGCATCCGGTCCGGATCGATCGAGCCGGGGTCGGGGAAGACCGCGAGCGCGTTCCCGGCGAGCGGCTCGCGAGCGAAGACGTCGACCACGCGGTATCGGGCGGGCATCGCTTGAGCCTAACCGACGTCCGCCGGCGCCTCTCGGACTTTCGGCCGGGCCGAGCCGCTCCGGCCTTCGCCGTGCCATGCTTAGCCCGAGCGAGGAGGAAGCCATGAGCGATGTCGCGTGGACGGGCACACCAGTACGGCCGCACGGAGAGGCGATGGACAACGGCGCGGAGTCGCTGCCGTGGGGCGGACGGCGCGAGCGACTGCCGCTCAAGTGGCCGTTCGCGGAGGCCGTCGAAGGCTTCCGGCGGAAGGCGCTGGCCAACCCGGAGTACGACGCTGCCTCGACCTTCGTGTGGGGCCAGATGATGGCCGTCGGCCTCATCGAGGCGCTCAAGGCGGTCGAGGAACGGTTCGGCGCGGAGGGACACGACGTGTTCCGCGCCGCGCTCTCGCGCGTCGGCGACCGGATCGTCGCCGAGATGGTCGAAGGCGTCGAGCCTCCGGCGGACGCGACGCCGCCCGAGATCGCGAGCATGGTGGCCTCGTGGATCAATGAGGTGTGTTACGCGTCGATCGAGGCGCCACGGTTCGGTCCGGATAGCGCCGATTTCGACATCCATTACTGCCCGCACGAAGACGTGTACGGCGCCTTCGACTGCCGCGTGCAGCGCTACTACGTCGAGGGGATGATCGCCGCATCGCGCCGGCAGTTCGGCTCGTCGATGTTCGACGTTCGCTTCACGAGCACGATCCCTTCCGGTTCTCGCGTGTGTCATTTCGACATGTTCCCGAAGACCGACGAAGCGTCCGACGAGTGGAACGAATACTCAGATCGCCTGCGAAGCCGCGCTTTGACGATCGTCGACGTGACCTCGGAGAAGCGCGAGTCCTAGACCGCTCGAAGCGGGACAAGGTGCGCAAGCGTCGCCTCGTTTTGGTTGCCGCCTGACGCGTCCGCGGTCTAGGGTTCGTTTGTCCACGAGACGAGGGGGGATCTGCGCATGGTTCGGTCACGCGCACGTGTCCGGAAGCTCGCCGCCGTCACGGCGATCACGATGTTGCTCTCCATCGCGATCGCTCTGCCGGCGGCTGCGCGCGACGATGGAGATGCGCGAACCGCGTCGGTCAAGCTCGGCGGCGCGAGCGCCGTCTACATCGTCCAGCTGCTCGACGCCCCGGTTTCTTCCTATCGCGGAGAGACGCAGGGCTACGCCGCGACGCATCCGTCCGAAGGAAAGAAGATCGATCGCAACAACTCGGACGTGAGGAAGTACGTGTCCTATCTCGATGGACGTCAGAAGTCGGCACTGGACGCTGTCGGCGCCAAGAAGATCTATGGCTACCACTACAGCTTCAACGGGTTCGCCGCGAAGCTCACGCGCAAGCAGGT
Coding sequences within it:
- a CDS encoding MaoC family dehydratase N-terminal domain-containing protein, coding for MVDVKEEFERATAYSITDDDIERAKLLLGVETADARAEHLTEATEDAIRNFAHGYGDDNPLFCDPDYARETRWGGQIAPPMILTSLNAPLLGDPIDPELKKRTKSLFKGIHAFVSAGDWEWFRPIHPGDRIYTFGGEYSLEVKKSEFSGRSVQRTLRRVHFNQRAEIVATVRILMILAERKTAKEKGKYTDIEPTRYTDEDLAAIDEIYAQERARGAETRYWEDVQVGEPLPKMVKGPLTVTDLICFHAGGYGFTPYAPSASRLAYKTRQRIPAFYVPNAQGVPDTAQRVHWDADWAKAIGNPMPYDYGALRETYLQHLLTDWIGDEGWLLTQHDEVRRFNYVGDTQFITGEVVGKRIDGSSCSVEVEMRATNQRGEVTAPGRATVLLPSREHGPVVLPEPPIEDQRTAVRMLERHAELAHEARNARR
- a CDS encoding acyl-CoA dehydrogenase family protein, encoding MDLGFNDQQQMLRDTTRRFLENEAPVARARELFGDPIGFDRELWRKGAELGWSAPAIPAEYGGGSVSGQSVIDLVAIAEEMGRFVFSGPFLGTNVVAAAIAEFGSDEQQKEILPGIASGDSTAAWCFAEASGIWDADGIRTTVKRDGGDLLLDGTKMYVDGARSASWLLVTAKGDDGVVQVVVPADRPGVGITPLETLDPTRPMCEVIFDGVRLPGSAVLGDPSTAGSAVERQMQIALVLLCADSVGGADRVLEMSVGYAKDREQFGRPIGSFQAIKHKAANMLLWLEASRAATYYAALAVEGSLDEAPLAVSAAKSYVGESAGALAEEGLQIHGGIGFTWEHDIHLYLRRAKSNEVLYGDPAWHRERVCRIVGV
- a CDS encoding CGNR zinc finger domain-containing protein, whose protein sequence is MECSLELAVDLVNSENRFSGQDDLTGLDELAAFLEQHKISRTAEPTSDDLEQVRRLRSTLRGVFEAEDHERAVAVLNGLLAKSGARPELTNHDEGPWHLHYTPHRTPIAPRIAAESAMALSVVIAEDGFERLRSCEGDRCMDVFVDGSRNRSRRYCSPQVCGNRASVAAYRARLKTAGAVTD
- a CDS encoding acyl-CoA dehydrogenase family protein, which encodes MDASSVLAEVAQVAERFAADRRERQRRRELDPADFEELAKAGYLMTGVPASQGGLFQSVPRSTRATAEILRTLARGDSSVALVSSMHPSVLAFWMASEQADEPHRTAWAEQRAEVGRLASEGAWFGTITSEPGSGGDVSQTKATARPGSDGNWIVNGQKHFGSGSGITSFMLTAARPDGEAEPDWFYLDMRGVPWDGSQGVKLIAPWDGHGMTATQSHGMAFTDFAGAYRSAWPGNWQALSSAAAPFIGSLFTAVILGVVEAAMAEARQQLEGKQDSLHPYEQVEWANAEMDAWLMRQAYEGMLYAVENDPVPLRPVLLGKTAAARLAEDCTRRIARIMGGGTFARHSPFGHWFEDVRALGFLRPPWPLAYDALIASAWTDSGSYFGR
- a CDS encoding MmcQ/YjbR family DNA-binding protein; amino-acid sequence: MKEKRGSARDRVRAFALALPEAYEDHPWGESVAKVNGKIFVFFGTDDHGSDRGMSVKLVESNAQALMAPGAEPTGYGLGKSGWVNVPFTRGAPPVGVLTDWVEESYRLVAPKRVSALLDDAAPAPTRAASPRRPSAPRRSRASGPAKRRPR
- a CDS encoding PhzF family phenazine biosynthesis protein; this encodes MPARYRVVDVFAREPLAGNALAVFPDPGSIDPDRMQRIAREMNLSETTFVTGVRPDGYDVRIFTPTEEMPFAGHPTLGTAWVLRELGAVAGERVIQRSPAGETPVEFDGDRVRFERTGSVSDDIPDVSEIVDALGVPPDRLGFDASELGAASIRLLPAIADPAVPLLMFPIGSPAVLAALVAPQTLGIHSGVYCFAPLDRGKIKARFFGSGFGVVEDPATGMAAAALGLYLGARAGTLRVEIEQGAEIGRPSFIAVDASPGRSRVSGAVHLVAEATLLA